The Sulfurimonas sp. genome has a window encoding:
- a CDS encoding YaiI/YqxD family protein, which yields MRLFVDGDAFPNLLKPILLRSIERLNIETLVVSNKLITIGKSKLISYVIVEQGVDEADNYIAEVVKEGDLVITADIPLADRIISKAAHAIDHRGERYSVDNIKQYLAMRNLMEKIRESGEMTRGPKPFDQKDAHQFANQLHKFLTKYYKI from the coding sequence ATGCGTCTTTTTGTTGATGGAGATGCTTTTCCAAATTTGCTCAAACCGATTCTGCTTCGTTCCATTGAGAGACTAAACATAGAGACTTTGGTTGTCTCAAATAAACTTATAACTATCGGAAAATCCAAACTTATAAGCTATGTAATTGTAGAGCAGGGTGTAGATGAAGCAGATAATTATATAGCAGAAGTTGTAAAAGAGGGCGATTTGGTAATTACTGCAGATATTCCACTCGCAGATAGAATTATAAGCAAAGCGGCACATGCAATTGATCATAGAGGCGAACGCTATAGCGTGGATAATATCAAACAATATCTAGCTATGAGAAATTTAATGGAAAAAATAAGAGAAAGCGGAGAGATGACAAGAGGTCCAAAGCCATTTGACCAAAAAGATGCACATCAATTTGCAAATCAGCTCCATAAATTTTTGACTAAGTATTACAAAATTTAA
- a CDS encoding RNA pseudouridine synthase, translating into MALEKAYKLLAAQEGISNSEAKSMIDRGLVYAANKKVMIARGDIDTKTLFKVEKIEKIKPIFENDDLVVVDKPAHVNSDEIERQFKPAVLLHRLDRETSGVLMLVKNEEFREKAIQEFKRDRVYKEYIAWIEGILSEPVDVDKPILTTKKNNRASSNVSAKGKPARTEIFPDIVSGNKTKVKCIIHHGRTHQIRTHLRYIEHPIVGDEQYGGRRAKRVMLHAYKVRLLGMEFVAPEPKTFVHFE; encoded by the coding sequence GAAAAAGCATATAAACTTTTAGCGGCACAAGAAGGAATTTCAAATTCGGAAGCAAAATCAATGATAGACCGCGGTTTGGTATACGCCGCAAATAAAAAAGTGATGATTGCCCGCGGAGATATTGATACAAAAACTCTATTTAAAGTTGAAAAAATAGAAAAAATAAAACCTATTTTTGAAAATGATGATTTGGTTGTCGTAGATAAACCTGCCCATGTAAATTCAGATGAAATTGAGAGACAGTTTAAGCCTGCAGTACTTCTGCATAGACTTGATCGTGAAACAAGCGGAGTTTTAATGCTTGTAAAAAATGAAGAGTTTAGAGAAAAAGCTATACAAGAGTTCAAAAGAGATAGAGTTTACAAAGAGTATATCGCATGGATTGAGGGGATTTTAAGTGAACCGGTAGATGTAGATAAACCGATACTTACTACCAAGAAAAACAACCGTGCGTCTTCAAATGTATCGGCAAAAGGAAAGCCTGCAAGAACAGAGATTTTTCCTGATATTGTCAGCGGAAACAAAACAAAAGTCAAATGTATTATCCATCACGGAAGAACACATCAGATAAGAACCCATTTAAGATATATAGAACACCCGATAGTCGGTGATGAGCAGTACGGCGGAAGACGGGCAAAACGCGTAATGCTTCATGCTTACAAAGTAAGACTTCTTGGGATGGAGTTTGTAGCACCTGAGCCAAAGACATTTGTTCATTTTGAGTAA
- a CDS encoding GIY-YIG nuclease family protein yields MLKCSDDTLYTGITTDLARRVDEHNNSPKAAKYTRIRRPVELIYSENYEDKSGASKREYDIKQLSRVQKLFLVK; encoded by the coding sequence ATGTTAAAATGCAGTGACGATACCCTATATACGGGTATTACTACAGATTTAGCCAGAAGAGTAGATGAACATAACAACTCGCCAAAAGCAGCAAAATATACGCGTATTAGAAGACCGGTAGAACTAATTTACTCTGAAAATTATGAAGATAAAAGCGGTGCTTCTAAACGAGAGTATGATATAAAGCAACTCTCAAGAGTTCAAAAACTCTTCCTTGTAAAATAA